From the genome of Streptomyces sp. NBC_01304:
GCCCAGGCGGAGGTTGCGGGCGGCGAGGTTGGGGCGGTAGCCGAGTTGGCGGGCGGCGTCGCGGACCCGGTCGGCGGTGGTGGGGGCGACGCGGCCCTGCCATTTCTCGCCGAGGACGAGGGAGACGGCGGCCTGGGAGACGCCTGCGGCTCGGGCCACGTCCTTGCTCGTGGGGCGGGGCACGGCGGCTCCTTGCTGGGCTGGGCGGGTGGGGCTGGCGGACCTGTGGTGGTGCGGCCTGTGGATGGACCTTTGGACTCCCGTCATGATACGTATAACCCCGGAAGTTATACGTAACACCTCGATGGTGGGGAGAGGGGCCGGTCATGGCTGCGGGATACGCGGAGCTGTTGCGGACACCGCATGCGGCGCGACTGCTCACGGGGACACTGGTGGGCCGGCTGCCCAACGCGACGGCGGCGATCGCGATCGTGCTCTTCGTCCGTGCGGAGGGCGGCAGTTACACCCTGGCCGGTGTGCTCACCGCGGTGTACGGCCTGGCCATGGCGGTCGGTCAGCCGCTGCTCGGCCGCGCAGCCGATCTTTACGGACAGCCCCGGGTGATGCTGCCCGCGTCCGTGGTGTCGGCGCTCGGCATGGCGGCATTCTCGTTGGTGGGGATCGACGCGCTGCCCCTGGCGTACGCGGCCGTGCTGGTGGCGGGTCTGCTGACGCCGCCGCTGGAGGGCGGGCTGCGGGCCCTGTGGCCGAAGATTCTGCGCCGCGAGGACCAGGTGCATGCCGCGTATGCGATGGACGCGGTGGCGCAGGAGGTGATGTTCACCGTCGGGCCGCTCCTGGTGACGGGCATCGTCGCGCTGTGGTCCGAGGCTTCCGGGCTGCTCGTCATCAACGCGATGGGTGTGCTGGGGGCGTTGTCGGTCGTGGTGTCGCGGCCGTCGCGGGACTGGCGGTCCGCGCCACGTGAGGCGCATTGGCTCGGGGCGCTGCGCTCGCCGGGGCTGCTCGCGCTGCTCGGGTCGTTCTTCTTCGTGGGGCTCGCCATCAACTCGATCACGGTGGCGGCGGTGGTGTACGCGGACGGCAACGGCGGCGACCTCGTCTACGGCCTGCTGATGGCGGCGCTCGGTCTGGGCGCGTTGGTCGGTGGTGTGGGTTATGGCGCGCGGCAGTGGCCGGGAACTCCCGAGCTGCGACTGCGTGTTCTGGTGGCGCTCCTCGCGTTGGGCTATCTGCCGCTGCTGATCGTGCCCGGCGCGGTCGCGATGACGTTCCTGATGGTCGTCGCGGGTGTCTTCCTGGCGCCGACCCTCGCGTGCGGCTTCGTCGTGGTGGACCGGCACGCTCCCGTGGGCACGGTGACGGAGGCGTTCTCCTGGGTGGTGACGACCTTCGGTGTGGGCTCCGCGGTGGGAACTGCGGTGGTCGGTCCGGCCGTAGAGGCGGGCGGCGCACCGCTGGGCTTCGGCGTGGCGTGTGCTGGTGGGGGCGCCGCGCTGCTGGTGTTGCTGGCCACGCGGAGGGTCCTCGCAGGTCCCGGGCGCACCACCGATATCACCAGCTCGTCGGAAAGTGATCGAAACGGTGCTGTCGAACCCGGTTTCAGCACAGGCCATCAGGCGTAATGTTCAGTCATGGACCGCCGCATTTTCGGGCTGGAGAACGAGTACGGCGTCACGTGCACGTTCAGGGGACAGCGCCGTCTGTCACCTGACGAAGTGGCGCGCTACCTCTTCCGCCGTGTTGTGTCATGGGGCCGCAGTAGCAACGTCTTCCTGCGGAACGGCGCCCGTCTCTACCTAGACGTGGGATCGCATCCGGAATACGCAACTCCCGAATGCGACAACGTGACCGAGCTGGTCACCCACGACAAAGCGGGCGAGCGCATTCTCGAAGGCCTGCTCGTCGACGCCGAACGCCGCCTGCACGAGGAGGGAATCGCGGGCGACGTCTATCTCTTCAAGAACAACACCGACTCGGCGGGAAACTCCTACGGTTGTCACGAGAACTATCTGGTGGCCCGGCATGGAGAGTTCTCGCGGTTGGCGGACATTCTCATTCCGTTCCTCGTCACCCGGCAGCTGCTGTGCGGCGCCGGCAAGGTGCTGCAGACGCCGCGCGGTGCGGTGTACTGCGTGAGCCAGCGTGCCGAGCACATCTGGGAGGGCGTCAGCTCTGCCACCACCCGTTCCCGGCCGATCATCAACACCCGCGACGAGCCGCACGCGGACGCCGAGCGTTACCGCAGGCTGCACGTCATCGTGGGCGACTCGAACATGTCCGAGACGACGATGCTGTTGAAGGTCGGCGCGACCGACCTGGTGCTGCGCATGATCGAGGCGGGCACCGTGATGCGGGACCTGACCCTGGAGAACCCGATCCGGGCGATCCGCGAGGTCAGCCACGACATCACGGGCCGCCGCAAGGTGCGCCTGGCCAGTGGCCGGGAGGCCTCGGCGCTCGAGGTGCAGCGCGAGTACTACGAGAAGGCCGTCGATTTCGTCGAGCGGCGCGGGATTCGTACCGGCACGGTCGAGCAGGTCCTGGAGCTCTGGGGCCGCACGCTGGACTCGATCGAGTCGGAGGATCTCGACCGCATCGGCACCGAGATCGACTGGGTCATGAAGTACCAGCTCATCGAGCGGTACCGCGCCAAGCACAACATGACCATGTCCAACCCCCGGGTCGCGCAGATAGACCTCGCCTACCACGACATCCACCGTCGTCGGGGCCTGTACTACCTGCTGGAGAAGAAGGGCCAGACAGCCCGTATCTGCAACGACTTGAAGATCTTCGAAGGCAAGTCGGTGCCGCCGCAGACGACGCGTGCGCGGCTGCGCGGCGACTTCATCCGGCGGGCCCAGGAGCAGCGCCGTGACTTCACGGTGGACTGGGTGCACCTCAAGCTCAATGACCAGGCGCAGCGGACGGTGCTGTGCAAGGACCCGTTCCGGTCGGTGGACGACCGGGTGGAGAAGCTGATCGCAGGGATGTAATCGGCGTTCCGCCGTGAGTGGTGGAACACGCCAAGGGCCCCGCACGTTCCTCGTGCGGGGCCCTTGGCACGCCCTAGAGTGTCGTGGAACTAATGTGCCGTCTGAGATCTGAGGAACACGTGCGCCGACTTGCCGGCCTTGTCGTCATTCCGCTCCTGCTGCTTTCGACAGCGGCCTGCGGTGACGACAAGGGCTCCGATTCCGCCTCCGACTCCGCCTCGACGTCGAACTCCGGTCTGCCCGCGATCACCGCGGGTGCCAAGTTCGGCGAGAAGCCGACCCTGGCCAAGGGCAAGGGCGACCCGGTCAAGAAGCTGAA
Proteins encoded in this window:
- a CDS encoding MFS transporter — encoded protein: MAAGYAELLRTPHAARLLTGTLVGRLPNATAAIAIVLFVRAEGGSYTLAGVLTAVYGLAMAVGQPLLGRAADLYGQPRVMLPASVVSALGMAAFSLVGIDALPLAYAAVLVAGLLTPPLEGGLRALWPKILRREDQVHAAYAMDAVAQEVMFTVGPLLVTGIVALWSEASGLLVINAMGVLGALSVVVSRPSRDWRSAPREAHWLGALRSPGLLALLGSFFFVGLAINSITVAAVVYADGNGGDLVYGLLMAALGLGALVGGVGYGARQWPGTPELRLRVLVALLALGYLPLLIVPGAVAMTFLMVVAGVFLAPTLACGFVVVDRHAPVGTVTEAFSWVVTTFGVGSAVGTAVVGPAVEAGGAPLGFGVACAGGGAALLVLLATRRVLAGPGRTTDITSSSESDRNGAVEPGFSTGHQA
- the pafA gene encoding Pup--protein ligase, yielding MDRRIFGLENEYGVTCTFRGQRRLSPDEVARYLFRRVVSWGRSSNVFLRNGARLYLDVGSHPEYATPECDNVTELVTHDKAGERILEGLLVDAERRLHEEGIAGDVYLFKNNTDSAGNSYGCHENYLVARHGEFSRLADILIPFLVTRQLLCGAGKVLQTPRGAVYCVSQRAEHIWEGVSSATTRSRPIINTRDEPHADAERYRRLHVIVGDSNMSETTMLLKVGATDLVLRMIEAGTVMRDLTLENPIRAIREVSHDITGRRKVRLASGREASALEVQREYYEKAVDFVERRGIRTGTVEQVLELWGRTLDSIESEDLDRIGTEIDWVMKYQLIERYRAKHNMTMSNPRVAQIDLAYHDIHRRRGLYYLLEKKGQTARICNDLKIFEGKSVPPQTTRARLRGDFIRRAQEQRRDFTVDWVHLKLNDQAQRTVLCKDPFRSVDDRVEKLIAGM